Proteins encoded by one window of Homo sapiens chromosome 10, GRCh38.p14 Primary Assembly:
- the LOC124906892 gene encoding uncharacterized protein LOC124906892: MEARSEEKGKMGKILFKAPGHSCLSARPPRPLKPDAVSSSGALDEDARHSAFPKQLPRTPEHFLKCLERSFNLACSISLGRKRREGRRRGGARGARAVRLSGRVSPSNRQEPKRLSTDSCPLAQESGAAHSSRPRRKSCFDSPRHRISSYFTIRSTSQVQGHQLRHLSRDRTILICPEKDIPLIILNLWMDTYLLTRPSLFNENCLSFHSICEAPLDADMCLHRTSCPQPELARIH; encoded by the exons ATGGAGGCAAGgtcagaggaaaagggaaaaatgggaaagattttatttaaagccCCTGGTCATTCTTGCCTTTCCGCCCGCCCACCACGACCCCTCAAGCCAGATGCCGTCTCTAGTTCGGGAGCGTTGGATGAGgatgccaggcactctgcttttCCTAAACAACTTCCAAGAACCCCGGAACATTTCTTAAAGTGTCTGGAACGAAGCTTTAACCTCGCCTGCTCCATCAGCCTGGGACGGAAAAGACGCGAGGGGCGAAGAAGAGGTGGGGCACGGGGAGCCCGGGCCGTTCGGC TCAGCGGCAGAGTCAGTCCATCCAATAGGCAGGAGCCCAAAAGACTGTCCACGGACAGCTGTCCTCTCGCCCAGGAGAGTGGGGCTGCACACAGCAGCAGGCCCAGGAGGAAATCGTGCTTTGATAGCCCCAGGCATCGTATTTCATCGTATTTCACAA TTAGGTCTACAAGCCAGGTTCAAGGCCACCAACTGAGGCACCTGTCCCGAGACAGGACCATTCTAATCTGCCCTGAAAAGGACATCCCATTGATCAT ACTAAATTTGTGGATGGATACCTATCTGTTGACCAGACCCTCCCTCTTCAATGAAAACTGCCTCTCCTTCCACTCCATCTGTGAGGCACCCTTGGATGCTGACATGTGCTTACATAGGACTTCCTGTCCACAGCCAGAATTAGCCAGAATTCACTGA